The region GCCTGGCGCACACAGCGTCCGGCCAATGACTGGACAGGCTTTTCAGCCAACCTGAAAGAGGTGGTTAAACTGGCGCGTGAAGAGGCCAGACTGCGGGCCGCCGCGAAAGGGTGTTCACCGTACGATGCGCTGCTGGATAAATTCGAGCCGGATATGACCAGCGCCCGCCTTGATGAACTGTTTGGCGAAGTAAAATCCTGGCTGCCGGATCTGCTGAAAAAAGCGGTGGCAAAACAGGAGCAGCAAGCATTGATAGCACCGCAGGGGCCGTTCCCGATTGCCGACCAGCGCGAACTGGGTTTGCAGGCGATGAAGGAACTCGGTTTCGACTTTAACGGTGGGCGGCTCGATGTCAGCGCCCATCCTTTCTGCGGCGGCGTTCCGGAAGATGTTCGTATTACCACGCGTTACGATGAAAATGAGTTGTTGAGCGCGCTGTTCGGCGTGGTACATGAAACCGGCCATGCGCGTTATGAACAAAATCTGCCGCGCAGCTGGCCGGGGCAGCCGATTGCGCTGGCACGTTCCACGGCGATTCATGAATCACAAAGCCTGTTTTTTGAAATGCAGTTAGGCCGCAGCGAGGCTTTCCTGCGCCGTCTGCAACCGGCCATTATTGAACGTTTCGGGATGCAACCGGCGTTTGAAGCGCGCAACTTTGTCGCCTGGAACCAGCGCGTAAAACCGGGTTATATCCGTGTCGATGCGGACGAAGTGAGTTACCCGGCGCATGTGATCCTGCGTTATGAGATTGAACGCGCGCTGATCGACGGCGAGATTGAGGTTGACGATATTCCGGGGTTGTGGAATGAAAAAATGCAGGCCTGGCTGGGGCTTTCCACCGAAGGCAACTACCGCAACGGCTGTATGCAGGACATTCACTGGACCGATGGCGGCTTTGGTTATTTCCCGTCGTATACACTCGGTGCCATGTATGCCGCGCAACTGTTCCACGCCGCGCGAACCGCGCTGCCAGGGCTGGATGAGGCGATTGCCGCAGGCGATCTTACGGCGCTCTTTGACTGGCTGCGACAAAATATCTGGCAGCACGGCAGCCGCTTCAGTACCGCGCAGCTTATTCAGAATGCCACCGGCGAAGCGCTAAACGCCGACTATTTCCACCAGCATCTTCTCCGCCGTTACCTCTGATACACCCGCGCCGGAGCGGCAGTTCCGGCGTGGTTCCTCGCTCTGTACATTACGTTACACGCCGAAACCAATCACTCACGGAAGGCGTTTAATTACAGGGATATAGTTCTTTCAACGGCCCCGCAGTGGGGTTGAATGAAGAAACCAATTCGAGGATATCGGAATGAAAAAAGTATTAGCTCTGGTTGTTGCCGCTGCTCTGGGTCTGTCTTCTGCTGCTTTCGCTGCTGACACCGCTACTTCTACCCAGGCTCCGGCTGCTGCTCCGGCAGCAACGACCGCTGCACCGGCTGCCACCACTAAAGCTGCACCGGCTAAAAAAGTGCACAAAAAACACAAAAAAGCCGTTGAGCAGAAAGCTCAGGCCGCAAAAGTGAAAAAACATCACAAAAAAGCAGCTAAACCAG is a window of Enterobacter sp. R4-368 DNA encoding:
- the asr gene encoding acid resistance repetitive basic protein Asr, with amino-acid sequence MKKVLALVVAAALGLSSAAFAADTATSTQAPAAAPAATTAAPAATTKAAPAKKVHKKHKKAVEQKAQAAKVKKHHKKAAKPAVEQKAQAAKKHHKKHVKHTATKPAAQPAA
- a CDS encoding carboxypeptidase M32, giving the protein MDKHNYHQLTRTFLRLSRFSHLASIASWDMFAMMPPGGSAARGEALAELSVLRHQILTDKQVGEWIANARQEDLDDIEQANLREIERHYQEAALLPESLVEAQSLAGSKCEHAWRTQRPANDWTGFSANLKEVVKLAREEARLRAAAKGCSPYDALLDKFEPDMTSARLDELFGEVKSWLPDLLKKAVAKQEQQALIAPQGPFPIADQRELGLQAMKELGFDFNGGRLDVSAHPFCGGVPEDVRITTRYDENELLSALFGVVHETGHARYEQNLPRSWPGQPIALARSTAIHESQSLFFEMQLGRSEAFLRRLQPAIIERFGMQPAFEARNFVAWNQRVKPGYIRVDADEVSYPAHVILRYEIERALIDGEIEVDDIPGLWNEKMQAWLGLSTEGNYRNGCMQDIHWTDGGFGYFPSYTLGAMYAAQLFHAARTALPGLDEAIAAGDLTALFDWLRQNIWQHGSRFSTAQLIQNATGEALNADYFHQHLLRRYL